DNA sequence from the Bacillota bacterium genome:
TCTCCACTATGATAGAAGCCCAAACCATTATATCCTTGATTAGGCATGCTTATTGTTGCCGTCACAACATCGTTACGCCCATGTCCTGATATTGAAGCTACATATTTTCCTCTTGGGATTGAACCAGACACACCTTTCCACCGTCCAGCTCCATAGACCCTCAACGTCCAATCCTCACTATAACCAACAGAGGTGCACTGTGCAGTAATTGTGACTTCAGTTAGTGAACCATTGTCACGTTTAGCAGAATTTACTGGTAATTCCAAGTCACAGTATACATAGCTAAAATCGTCTACTTCATCATAATAGTGCCAATTACCATTTTTGGAATGACTTGTATATGACCCCCAAGCCGAACTGGTAACTACAAGACTAGAAAAAATGAATATTGTTAGGAAAAATAAAAATCGCTTCATCTTCTATTACCTCCACTTTTCTCTTAAAATTATTGTATTGCAACCAATGCATTTAAGCCAAATCAACTACACTGCGCTTCTGCATTGACCATCACCCCCTAAAATGAGAAAAACCTCGAGCGGATACAACTCGAAGTTAATAACACCTGGATTTCTTCTCTTGCCATAAATATAGTTTTAACTACCCTGGATCCTATCCCGGTAATAAGTTACACAGCAATCATGACAAAATATGACAGATAAACCTATATAACCAACATATAGATGGTGATATAATTTTCGAAAATGAGAGGAGGTTGAGATAGAATGATAGCCTTCTGTGGTTTAGTTTGTTCTGAATGCCCTGTTTTTTCGGCAACACAAAAAGATGACGCCCAACACAAAACTGAAATCGCTAAATCATGGTCCAGGTATTACGGTTTTGAGCTTGAACCTAAAGATATAAATTGCGATGGATGTTTAACTGAGAACGGCCGGCTGTTTAAACATTGCAAAGTTTGCAATATAAGAGCGTGTTGTCAAGAGCGGCAAATAGAAAACTGCGCACATTGTTTTGATTTTGCCTGCAATGAGCTAAATGAAATATTCAAGGCCATACCTGAAGCAAAGATAAAGCTATATCAAATTAAGGATAACCTTTAAGTGCCTGAACCTTCCTGAAAAGTGTCTTGTTGGCACATAATACCATGCTTTAAGCTGTTGTAACTTATGCATGTGAGCTTATTAACTTCCCTCACACATTGTCAATCACCCCCATAAAAATAGAAAACTTCGAGCGC
Encoded proteins:
- a CDS encoding DUF3795 domain-containing protein — its product is MIAFCGLVCSECPVFSATQKDDAQHKTEIAKSWSRYYGFELEPKDINCDGCLTENGRLFKHCKVCNIRACCQERQIENCAHCFDFACNELNEIFKAIPEAKIKLYQIKDNL